In Bos taurus isolate L1 Dominette 01449 registration number 42190680 breed Hereford chromosome 11, ARS-UCD2.0, whole genome shotgun sequence, one DNA window encodes the following:
- the OR1L12 gene encoding olfactory receptor 1L8: MTKSWTFYRNPRKERNELKFVELKFFFTIYLNICIGLCRTMERVNQTSSVSEFILLGLSSRPEDQKPLFALFFIMYVVTIVGNVLIILAIRSDTQLQTPMYFFLSILSFIDVCYTTTIVPKMLVNFLSKKKSISYAECMTQMYFFLAFANTESYLLAAMAIDRYVAICDPFHYVTTMNRHRCVLLVTFSCSISHLHSLLLVLLINRLLFCDSNIIHHFLCDINPLLKLSCSSTLVNEIVINTEGLVTLVSPFICVIISYLRILIVVLKIPSAAGKHKAFSTCGSHVTMVTLFYGSIIYVYFRPLSTYTIKDRVATVIYTILSSMLNPFLYSLRSKDMKRDLRKLMSRRMS; this comes from the coding sequence ATGACAAAATCATGGACTTTTTATAGGAATCCTAGGAAAGAGAGGAATGAATTGAAATttgttgaattaaaatttttttttactatatatttgaatatatgtatTGGCCTATGCAGGACCATGGAGAGAGTTAACCAAACCAGCAGTGTCTCCGAGTTCATCCTTCTGGGACTCTCCTCCCGGCCTGAGGACCAGAAGCCACTCTTTGCCCTCTTCTTCATCATGTACGTAGTCACCATAGTGGGAAACGTGCTTATCATTCTGGCCATCCGCTCTGACACTCAGCTTCAGACAcccatgtattttttccttaGCATTTTATCCTTTATTGATGTTTGCTACACAACCACCATAGTTCCCAAGATGCTGGTGAACTTTCTGTCAAAGAAGAAGTCCATCTCCTATGCTGAGTGTATGACCCAGATGTATTTCTTCTTGGCTTTTGCCAACACAGAGAGTTACCTCCTGGCAGCCATGGCCattgaccgctatgtggccatctgtgaCCCCTTCCACTATGTCACCACCATGAACCGCCACCGCTGTGTCCTGCTGGTAACCTTCTCCTGCTCCATCTCTCACCTCCATTCCCTCTTACTGGTTCTCCTGATAAATCGTCttctcttttgtgactccaaTATCATCCACCACTTCCTCTGCGACATCAACCCTCTACTGAAGCTGTCCTGCTCCTCCACGCTTGTCAATGAAATTGTCATTAACACCGAAGGACTGGTAACCCTGGTGAGCCCTTTCATATGTGTTATCATCTCTTACCTACGCATCCTCATTGTCGTTCTTAAGATCCCTTCGGCTGCTGGGAAACATAAAGCTTTCTCTACCTGTGGTTCCCATGTCACCATGGTGACCCTCTTTTATGGAAgcattatttatgtttatttccgACCCCTGTCCACCTACACCATCAAGGACCGAGTGGCAACAGTCATCtacaccattctgtcctccatgCTGAACCCTTTTCTCTACAGCCTGAGGAGCAAAGATATGAAGAGAGACCTGAGGAAGCTGATGAGCAGGAGGATGTCCTAG